CGCCTTTTTAACGCGTTGTTCTGTCGGTAGAACATCACCCGCAGCAAATACGTCCCAGCCTTTTTCAGTACCTGTTAATTCTGGTGTATATTGAAGGCTCTTTGCCTCTAAGTCGATCGCTTTGTTGAGAGCGTCCGTCGAACTTAACACAAATTCACCAGCAAGTGATTTCGAACGACTTGCATTTCCTGTTACCGATAAAATTTTCCCTTCTTTGTTGACGGCTACAATGATTCGTCCACCGTAAACGGATTCGATTCCGTCAAACGTCTGTTGGAACGTAACAGGATGAAGGCCAGTGCCCTTCATTGCATAATCACGTACAACTTTTAACGAATCGATTTCAGCTGCTTTTAATCCGAAAAGGGATGCATTTTCTTTCAGCCATTCTCGAGCGATTGTTTCTGCATTTTTGTTTGAAGCTTCTGAGAGATAACCTTTCTCTTTTACAATCGTAGATGGTGTACCAAAGAGGTTGTTCCATTTTATTTTAACTCCAGCACCAGCTTGTTCAATCAATGTATCTGCAGCACCGAGTTGAACACTCGTCGGAACGACTTGATTCAACACATTCCGCACATCGTAATTTGCTGATAGGTTATGTTCATGCAAAATATTTTCTACATTATGACCCGCCGTTTCTGCAGCATTACCGCCACTACTTACAAGAACTTGACCTGCAAGTAAGCTGACGCTGAGTGCAGTAAGTATACTTCTCTTTTTCAATTTAAATCCTCCCCAAGTGTTTTAGCATTACTAGCCTTTTTCGCCAGTATATAGGCGTTCCCTTCCCGTCATACCGCAAATACTGACAACAGTCTATATGGTTTATTTGTTAGCACTACACCTACGTAATACGAAGGATATAGAAGGTGTAGACTTTCCTAATAAGATAGAACTAGAAAAGGAAATTGCGTTTTTTTCAAGAATAAGGAAGGGAGATAAAAAGGGGGATTGAGAAATGTTAATGTATCCAACTGCAACAACAAGAGAAGAGAAGTTTGAAATGATCGAACGTGTAAAAAGTCGATTAATCGAAGCCTATGGCGAGAAGATAATCGCAATCGGTGTTTACGGGTCGATTGGTCAGGAAAAGGAAGGAGCATATTCAGATATCGAGATGCACGTTGTATCTGAGGATGGTTTTAAGGTTGAAAGACAAGAGTTCATCATAGGTAAATTTAAGATTGAGCTAGATACGTCAGAGAGAAGTGAACTGTTTGCTGAGGCAGCTGAAGTAACAGACAACTGGCCGATTAAAGCAGGTTCATTCGTACATATTAGGTCGATTTATGATCCAATTGGTTTGTTTGAGGAAATAAAAAAGCTACCACATACAGGAACAGACAGTGAATTTAGAGATGTAATGAGAGAGTTCATGATCTGGGAGCCTTACGAAACGATGGGTAAAATGAGGAACAATTATGAGAGTGGTAACTTAGAATACATACCAGTCGGAGCGCGGGACCTTGCTTGGCAAACAGCGAAATTGATTGGTTTAGCGAATCGGAAGTTTTACACAACAAGAGCTCGAACCTTTGAAGAATCACTTCATATGGAGACGAAGCCAGAAGGGTATGAAGTCATAGCACGAAAAGTAATGGAAGGTGACTTCACAGATAAAGAAGATGTTTACGAAATGTGTGAGAAGCTTTGGACTGGATTGAACGCATGGTTTGAAGAGCTTGGAATTGAATATAGAGTGGAAGAGTTACCATTTTAATAAGAACAAGAGTGTACGTCCAAGGGTTTCACTCTCCTCTTTAGTACACTCTAAGATTGTATTTTATTGCCTAAACTGATTCGGTTGTTGAGCTGGCGCGAAGCTATGGAGCATTTGGTTCATGTCTTGTGGAGTGAGCTGCGGTACTTGGTAATAATGGCGCTTGTTTTGATATAAGAAAATTTCGTATGCCATTTCGATAAAGTTCGGCACACTGTCCGCAATCACTCGGCGCAACACAGGATTGGTCATTTCGAATGCTGTCATCCCTAACAACGATCCAGTCGATTTGATTAAGCCGAGCATGTATCCAGATACACCTTGGTCGTTCACCTCATTAGCTGAAGTAAAAGGCTTTTTCGGTTGTCCTGGCGTCAAACCGTAAACGGTATTATTATTTTGTTGCATTTTATAAACGCGTGTTGAGTGAGACGGTTTTTCTCCAGTTGAGAACGCTTCGACACAGATGTTATACAAATCTGTAATGAAAGCGTGCTGGCGATAAAGTATCGTACGAAGCTCTTGATCCTTTACGTATTGATCGAAAATCAAATATTGATCTAGCACACTGATGAACGTTGCGAGCACTTCATGGCTGTCGAACATTTCGTGCCCGCCATGATTCATGTTTGGTGGTGTCGGTGCAGGATTTGGCTGCATTCCGGGCTGCTGCGTGCGATTTTGTGGCATAGCGGCAGCTGGTGGTGTACCGAATTGATTCATTTTAGGTTGTTGCATCCCTGGTTGCGGTTGTTGACCGCCACCTTGATTCATTGAATTGTTCATATGTTTTTCCTCCTATACAATTCTAGCTACGTAGTTAGTGTTTCATTTGGATAGGAAATCATGTATACAATGTGGAATATAGAGAGGAAGGGAGAAGTGAGTAGATGTTAAAAGAACGATTAACAACACTTAATGAAATGCCTGATGAAGAAATACATAAGGTAGATCTTGAAGATCTTACACGAAAGATGATTGAATCAATTGGTGATACAGACCCAGAGTTAAGGGACAAGCTTATTTTCAGTACTTTTGCAAAGTTGATTACAGGTCGTCACCTGTCAGAAACGTTAATGATAGAAATACTTAGCTCATGTATGAATGATGACCATTTGTATTACTGTATCGGAGAGAAGGGTACAGACTCCGTTTTCACACGATCTTTCTCTGCTCTTGTCGTGGCAGTGATTTTAATGGAAGACGGAAAGAATAGGTTTATACCAGAAGAGCTAGCTAAAGAAGCTTGTGATCGAGCGTTTAATTATCTTTTAATAGAAAAAGATCTACGAGGGTGTGTCGAGGGCAAAGGATGGGCACATGCTGTGGCACATGGTGCAGATCAGCTGGCAGTTGCCATCCAACATCCAGTGATCGACACTTCAACCTTTTTCGCGAAGGGTCTTGAAGCTGTGAAACATTGTGTACTTCGAGATGAAGGTGTTTACACGGACAATGAAGAAGAGCGTTTACTTATGGTGATTCACAGTTTGATTGAAAGAGGCATATCCGAAAAAGATCTGAATCATTGGATCCACGCCATGTGGCATCAGCTTAGTGAAAAGAAAGACCAAGAAGGTTGGTCTGATTCATACTTTCATATGCGGACAAATCTCAATCACTTTATGCGCACGATGTATTTCCTGCCGCTTCTTGAAGAGAAGATGCCATCCATTCGTATGAAAATTGAACAACACTTAATGGATGCCCATCGGTCAATGTACCAAATGAGCTAAATACTATGATGAATAGTATAGTTGAAAAAGAAAAACTTGGCTTTGCCAAGTTTTCTTTATCTCATATTTTCCAATAAACCATCATCATTTACATTTCGTATCAATGTAATTTTACCATCGTCATTGATGTTGATGACGCCAGTGACGGTAGCAGTGTTGGTTTGATCATTTCTACTGTATTCCAATTCGACTTCGTAGTTGTACGCATACTGATCAGTTTGATCTACCTTTTGTATGACAATCGATTTTGACTGAAGTTGATATCCGCCACCATGTGCGAATCGTAGAAATAAGAGTGCGTTATTTGTATTCACCATCTTCTCCAAGTCAGCTACGAGAGGGTCGTAGTGTTTTTTCATATAGGCTTCTAGTTCAGGTGGATAAGCCCCCTCTTGATCAAGAATCTTGCTTAATTTTTCATTTGGGCCATTGAACTCGTTTTCAAGATACGCTTGTATGGTTTGTATATGTTCTTGATCTTTCGAAGTCGAACACCCGACAACAAAAATGAAGACAACAGCTATAATGGCGAATTTCTTAATGAACCCGAACAACCAACCTTTTCTCATATTTCTTCACCCTCTCCTTGGTTTCCAAAACCTTCCTTATTTTTATATACGAATGACCTTAAGATAAGTTTCAGTAACCTAAATAAAAGGATCCAAATCAATTTGCGATTTGGACCTAATAAGCTACCCTTTGATGTTCTAAGAATCTAAATTCACCCAAATGACGGCTCCCATCGGATGTTGATAAGGCACAGGATTTGCAAATATTTGCGGGTTTTCAAGCACCCATGCATGCGTGTTCTTGTATGGCATCACCTGACATTCATCTCTAGAAATCCCATGATAACGCTCGCCAGATTGATACGTGGTTGCATTTAATTTTTTACAATCTACTAAATCGACTGTTCCATAAACATGACCAGACCCACTTTTTATGAGAGCGATTTGACCTCGAATTTTCGTGTTTGATCCTCGGATTTCCCACGTTTTGTGACCTTCTAGGATCTGTTCGATCCACGGCGATTTGATGATTAATCCTTTCATATGTACATCCTTTCTTATTCGTTTGCGCTCCTTTTTCGCTTAAAATCCACTGTGATCGGTTTAAAATCTTTTTTTGTGAGTATAGTATTTGATCGTTCATTGGATCTTTGTATTATTTTCGGTGCAACAGATAAACGGTTGTACTCCTGTTCGAAGCCCATCAAGGCCATTTTGGCTGCTAAAATTGTTAATGTAAAAAACAATACAGGAACAGCTGTGATTTGTGGGTGACCAGCCCATATGAACTCCCACCACGAACCAAGCAACCCGGACCATTCGTTAGATATTGAATATTCTCTAGAAGTATCATACATGTCCTTCGTAATACCTAAACCACCTAGAAAAATTCTTAATAATCCAAGATGTGCAAGTAACAATAGAACTTGAATCAATTCACGTAAGAAAATCATGAAAAACTGAGGGAGTAGGTAGGGCATTAAGTGCTTACGAATCATTTGCCACTTACTTGCACCAAGTACTCTCACACCTTCCATGAACTCTTTCTTCATGATCCGGTCTGTCTCATTCATGACGAGAGCTGATATAGTAGGTATGGCAATGGCTGTGAACACGATTACTATGATGAAGAATTGTTTAGAAAAGCTGAGCGAATAGCCACCTTCATAAAAGCGTTCATATAAGAGCACCCAAATTAAACTAAAATAAGCAAGTAATGTCGCTGGAAAGTAGTTGACAGCATCTGCAATTGAAGCTACCCACTTCTTCATTTTACCGAAAAACATCCCAAAGAAAATGCCGAGTGTAGATGAAATCAGCAACCTTAACAGTGCTACTGCAAATGCAATCCCTAACGTATATTTCGTCCCAATCAACATTAAGTATAAGATGTCTCGACCGAAATGGTCTGTTCCAAAGGGAAAATAGTCTGTCGGTTTGTATGGATGCTTAATGGGCTCGCCGTTTTCATCAAATAAAAAATAAATGACAGGGATTTCATCATTCTTGAAAAAATAATAACCAAGGCTTGTGAAAAAGAGACCGAGAATGAAAAGTGTTCCAATCATGAACAACGGATTGCGCAGTAAACGAATGCCTAACATCATATGATCACCTCTTTACCAGTTGTTCGACGAATGATCATTTTACTTAGTAATAAAATGATGAAAATAGGTATGTAAAAGAGAATGAGACTGAGCGCGATTACGTCAGTTTGTTGGTAATTCAGTATGTATTTGGTTAGCCCGCTAATGTTGAATAGCCGCTCTAAAATAATCAAGTTCGATAACATGATCCAGATAATCGAATTTGTATGACTTGTAATTCCGATAATTGCATTACGAAAAATGTGTTTTAGATAGAGAAAATTAGGCCGCAAACCTTTGCTGGCCGCAAATTCTACATAGGGTTGCTCATATTCCTCCAGTGTCATGAACAAGGACACTTTAAAGAAGAAAAGCATCGGTAGGAGCGATAAGACAACAATTGGAACGAAGTACACTTTCTCAAAGCCTCCAGCAATGGGAAACAGTAGGATGTCCGTTTTCTTAAACAACCAAATGATGAAGAATTGAACAACAAAAATGACAAAGATGTCAGGTAACGCTTCCAAAAGTGAAAGAACATTGGAAATCCTCTGTTTGATTCGTTTGGAGAAAAAAGAGGTCAAATATGTTAGTAAAACCCCACCTAAGACGGCAACGAAAAGAGCGCTTAGAAAGATGCGCATTGAATAAAAGTAATAATCCCAAAAGACAGGAAATACGGAATACTGCTTATCACTCCAATTGTAAAAATCTTGCCTGAATTTGAAACTGTAGATGTCTTTATACACCATCATTTCATGAGGATGAATCAATGAGAGGACTGTACTTTTTACATAGCCGAAATAATTGGACAAACTGAAATCAAAACCATACATCGTCATTCCAAGGAATGAAGAGATGAGCACAATGCCTACAACGACAGCTAATAAACGCAACGCACTATTTATAATTGTTCGAAACAAGAGACCACCACCATAACCCCTTTTATATAAAGACGATGATTAATGTGGCCGGTTGGGAAAAAAAGGGGATTTGCATCCAACATACAATTGACTATTCTAAAAAAACAAATCATATGATAAGTTAATACTATCAAAATTTTCCAATAATGTGGAAGGTGAGATGTTTTGAAAAAGAACTATACCGTATTATTCATCCTCTTGTTTAGTGCTTCCATTACAGGTGGATTGGCACTCGATGGTGTTGTTGAGTATTCTATGCTTTTCGGATATGGAATGGCAACGATCTTTCTATTGCTTGCAGGATACGCTCAAGGTAGAAGAAGCAAGAAGACAGAGTAGATAGGTTAGGTATCGGAGGAATATTGATGAGCTTTTTGACTTGGATGGCAATCGCAATCGTAATTACAACGAGTATAGTAGCTGTCAACAGTCGTAAGAAAACGGAGAAGAAACATGTCGTTGCTCTTATTTGGTTTATAGTCGCAGTTATTTTGTTTTTCGTATGGTGGTTTACTCGGAAGTGAATGCCAGACTCTTAAGGAGTTCATATGAAACGAGACAAGAGTACACTTAAAAGGAAAGTGCAAGCGACATATAGAAAGAATCTAAATGAACAGCAGAAAAGAGAGGAAGGCTTAGGATTTCTTATACTCGTCTTTTTCGTATCAAGCCTGTTCCTACTGATTACTTCTTGTTTTAGTGGGTTGTAATAAATACAAGCTCAGAATCATTCAGGTTATATACATATAGCAACATGAAGTGAATTGAAATGATATGTTGAAAGTAGTGAGGAGAATCAATGGTTTCTTCCGTATCAAATATAAATTTGAAAGTAAGTTTTATCATTTTATGTACATTTATATTTACAGTTTTATCATTGATCATTTCATATGGATACATTAATAGTAAAGAAATAAGTTCACTGACTTCTCAATGCTACGCAACAGATGGGGAAGTCATTTTGGAAATTAGTAATAACCTTACAAATAGTTATTCGTTTGAGTGTAAAAGATAGGTAGTTAAACTAGTGTAACGTATTGAGGTGTGTGTCCATGGCGAATACTTGTGTTAAATGTGAATCAATCATGGTGGAGGCTAAGCTAGACAGTTATCCAATTAGAGTATTCAATGCAAAGGAAAAGCCGAATTCTAAGACTATGAGTGAAGTATTACCTTGTTATGTATGCTCAAATTGTGGCTTTATCGAACTTTACGCTACAAATCCTGAAAAATTAAGTTATTAGTGACATAAGGGAAGTGGGAACATAGACAAAAAGAAAATCGTTTTCGGTCTGACTTTTATTATCGTTTTAGTGTTTTACTATAAAGCTTTTCAGTTAATAGAAACCTATGTATTTCCACTGTGGTTTACGGATCCGACAATTATTCAACTCCTTATCATGTTACTAGCTGGAATGTTCTTAATCATTATCTCTCTAGTTACTACCAAAAAACTTATCGATTATTATATTCAATTCAAATAGGTAGCTATTATTAGATTCATTATTAATAGTTTGTTTATGCTTTCCGGAGAGATTTTTCTAAAGGTGTAATTCTTTCTATTGGAAAAGATTATCGGTGAATTTAGAGCAATATGTGTCACCAATTAGGGAGGACAACCAGAATGAAAATCATTGTTACAAGTATTTTCGTACAAGACCAAGACAAAGCACTAGAGTTTTATTCAAGATTTCTGGGCTTTATAAAAAAGCAGGACGTACCCGTAGGACTCTGATTCAAATCATACAGAAATAACTTTTTCATAAAAAGTACGAATATAGAATCAAGAGGCTGACCTAAGTAGGCAGGTAAATGTCCCTTATTAGTCAGCCCTCATGTACATTTATTCTTTTATTCCATATTGATAACTGGTATTCAGCTCACACTTTTCAAATCAGGTCTTTCTTTCTGTTGCTTCTTTTTATAGATCATTTTGGCGAAGGATATGCTGATCTCATAGAGTAATAGCAATGGCACAGTTACTAAAATATCTGAGATAAAGTCAGGTGGTGTAACTGAAACTGCGACAACAACTAGCACAAAATAGGCGATTTTCCTGGCTTTGATCAGAATCATCGGGTTTAATAATCCGATAGTCGTAAGGAACGTGATGACGACTGGTAATTCAAATAGCAAACCAAAAGGTAACGTCATCTGTAACATAAACCTAAAGTATTTTTCAGTCGTATACATCTGTTGGAAATGGTCACCTGATAATCCTTCCATAAAAGATAAGACCATTGGAAATACAATAAAATAACCGAATGAAATACCAATCAGAAATAATATGAATAATACTGGGATGAATAAGAGTGTCGCTTTCCGTTCTTTCATATTTAAAGCAGGAAAAATATATTTATACGTTTGATAAGCTGCAAATGGAATCGTCAATGAAAGCGCACAAACACCAGCAAGTATGACATAGACCCAAAGAATTTCAGAAGGACCAAGGATAACAAGCTTTTGGTCGATATCCCTGATTAACCATTCATAAATCTCTTCAACAAAAATGAAGGCTGTGATAAAGAATCCGATGAACATCACTAACGTCCATATAATCCTCTTTCTTAGCTCCTCTAAATGCTCTGTAACTTCCATTTCTTGATCCATAATTAGAATACCCCACCTTTCCATAGTGGAAGAGGTTGACTAAATGGTATCATCAACCCAATTAGCCAACCCCATATTAAATCAGTGTTTTTCAACCTTTTCTGTCGTTTGTTGTTTCTTTTCATCTGATTCAGAATCCGATGAAATGAGATCTTTAGTTGAGTTCTTGAATTCTTTTAATGTACTTCCTGCTGCTCGTCCAAGCTCTGGAAGTTTAGAAGGTCCGAATATGATCAAGGCGATGACTAAAATGATAATTAATCCTGGGATTCCAATTTGACCGAATGGCATAATTTTTTCCTCCTTTATTAAAAGCCTCTAATTGCAACGACTGCAGGTCTTGGCATTTTGTCTCCTGGTCTGTGCGGCCACATACTCGTTGGTTTGGAAAGGTCTTCAGTTTCTTCCCCTGGGTG
This Pseudalkalibacillus berkeleyi DNA region includes the following protein-coding sequences:
- the tatA gene encoding twin-arginine translocase TatA/TatE family subunit gives rise to the protein MPFGQIGIPGLIIILVIALIIFGPSKLPELGRAAGSTLKEFKNSTKDLISSDSESDEKKQQTTEKVEKH
- a CDS encoding ABC transporter permease, translating into MMLGIRLLRNPLFMIGTLFILGLFFTSLGYYFFKNDEIPVIYFLFDENGEPIKHPYKPTDYFPFGTDHFGRDILYLMLIGTKYTLGIAFAVALLRLLISSTLGIFFGMFFGKMKKWVASIADAVNYFPATLLAYFSLIWVLLYERFYEGGYSLSFSKQFFIIVIVFTAIAIPTISALVMNETDRIMKKEFMEGVRVLGASKWQMIRKHLMPYLLPQFFMIFLRELIQVLLLLAHLGLLRIFLGGLGITKDMYDTSREYSISNEWSGLLGSWWEFIWAGHPQITAVPVLFFTLTILAAKMALMGFEQEYNRLSVAPKIIQRSNERSNTILTKKDFKPITVDFKRKRSANE
- a CDS encoding kanamycin nucleotidyltransferase C-terminal domain-containing protein, with translation MLMYPTATTREEKFEMIERVKSRLIEAYGEKIIAIGVYGSIGQEKEGAYSDIEMHVVSEDGFKVERQEFIIGKFKIELDTSERSELFAEAAEVTDNWPIKAGSFVHIRSIYDPIGLFEEIKKLPHTGTDSEFRDVMREFMIWEPYETMGKMRNNYESGNLEYIPVGARDLAWQTAKLIGLANRKFYTTRARTFEESLHMETKPEGYEVIARKVMEGDFTDKEDVYEMCEKLWTGLNAWFEELGIEYRVEELPF
- a CDS encoding ABC transporter permease subunit yields the protein MFRTIINSALRLLAVVVGIVLISSFLGMTMYGFDFSLSNYFGYVKSTVLSLIHPHEMMVYKDIYSFKFRQDFYNWSDKQYSVFPVFWDYYFYSMRIFLSALFVAVLGGVLLTYLTSFFSKRIKQRISNVLSLLEALPDIFVIFVVQFFIIWLFKKTDILLFPIAGGFEKVYFVPIVVLSLLPMLFFFKVSLFMTLEEYEQPYVEFAASKGLRPNFLYLKHIFRNAIIGITSHTNSIIWIMLSNLIILERLFNISGLTKYILNYQQTDVIALSLILFYIPIFIILLLSKMIIRRTTGKEVII
- a CDS encoding DUF2785 domain-containing protein, encoding MLKERLTTLNEMPDEEIHKVDLEDLTRKMIESIGDTDPELRDKLIFSTFAKLITGRHLSETLMIEILSSCMNDDHLYYCIGEKGTDSVFTRSFSALVVAVILMEDGKNRFIPEELAKEACDRAFNYLLIEKDLRGCVEGKGWAHAVAHGADQLAVAIQHPVIDTSTFFAKGLEAVKHCVLRDEGVYTDNEEERLLMVIHSLIERGISEKDLNHWIHAMWHQLSEKKDQEGWSDSYFHMRTNLNHFMRTMYFLPLLEEKMPSIRMKIEQHLMDAHRSMYQMS
- a CDS encoding spore coat protein; the encoded protein is MPQNRTQQPGMQPNPAPTPPNMNHGGHEMFDSHEVLATFISVLDQYLIFDQYVKDQELRTILYRQHAFITDLYNICVEAFSTGEKPSHSTRVYKMQQNNNTVYGLTPGQPKKPFTSANEVNDQGVSGYMLGLIKSTGSLLGMTAFEMTNPVLRRVIADSVPNFIEMAYEIFLYQNKRHYYQVPQLTPQDMNQMLHSFAPAQQPNQFRQ
- a CDS encoding ASCH domain-containing protein, coding for MKGLIIKSPWIEQILEGHKTWEIRGSNTKIRGQIALIKSGSGHVYGTVDLVDCKKLNATTYQSGERYHGISRDECQVMPYKNTHAWVLENPQIFANPVPYQHPMGAVIWVNLDS
- the tatC gene encoding twin-arginine translocase subunit TatC, with amino-acid sequence MDQEMEVTEHLEELRKRIIWTLVMFIGFFITAFIFVEEIYEWLIRDIDQKLVILGPSEILWVYVILAGVCALSLTIPFAAYQTYKYIFPALNMKERKATLLFIPVLFILFLIGISFGYFIVFPMVLSFMEGLSGDHFQQMYTTEKYFRFMLQMTLPFGLLFELPVVITFLTTIGLLNPMILIKARKIAYFVLVVVAVSVTPPDFISDILVTVPLLLLYEISISFAKMIYKKKQQKERPDLKSVS